The sequence CGCAGGCGGCGCGAATCCGGTGGCCGGGCGGGCGGTCGGCGGCTCGCCCCGAGGCGGTGCGGCCGGCGGCATGACGGGAGCCTGCGGTTGACGAGCCCCGTTCTGCTGCTGGGCAGGCGGAGCGGAGTTCTGCGGCTGGGCCGCCGCGGTGGCAGGCGGCTGATAGGCGGCCGGCGCACCCGGTCCGCCCGCCGGTGCGGCGAAACCGCCGGCGCCGAACGCCCGCCGGGCCTCACGGGCCTGCCGCTCGTGCATCACGGCCGCCAGGAAGGCGGCCGCCGGAAGATCCTGCGGCACCGAAGCCCCCGTACGCGCCGCGAGATCGGCCGCGAGCCGCTGCGCCATCCCCAGGGAGACCTGCGGATCGAGCTGCTGCATCCGCGTCAGGTACTGCCGCACGGCGAGCCACAGCCCGTCCGGCACGGCGGACAGGTCCAGCCCGGCGAACCGTCCCGCGAGCCACGGCGGCGGAGGCGGCACGAACGCGGCCCGACCGGTGGGTATTCGCTCACGCACGACCAGCGTGCCCGCGAACACGTCCCCGAGCCGCCGGCCCCGTGCGGACACCAGCGAGGCGGTGCAGGCCACCACTCCGAACGTCAGCAGGATCTCCACCACACCGATCGCACCCCGCACCAGCGCATGCCGGAACCGGATCGGACCGCCGTCGTCCCGCACCACCCGAAGCCCGAACGCCAGCTTCCCCAGCGAACGCCCGTGACTGAGCGTCTCCACCGCGATCGGCCCGCCGACCAGCACCAGCAGAAACGACGCGATCGACAGCGCCACCTGCGCGGCCTCGTCCAACGAAGCCGTCGACATCACCAGTACGATGGTGACGACAAGGTACGCGACCACGGTCACCACGAGATCGAGCAACACGGCAAGCGCCCTGCTCGGCAGCTTCGCCGGCCGTAGGTCCAGCACCACCGCCTCGCCCGTCACCAGCTCACTCACGCCCGCCGCCCTTCCCTGAACTGCCCCCGGAACCGCAAGTCTGCCAAGCTGTGGGCGCATCGCGCCGCAGTAAGACAAGCTGACAGCAAACGCGAGCATCCCCGACGAGCGGACGAGCTGTCGACGACCAGCCGAGGAGCAGGCAGACCCGATGGACCTGGACGTCTTCGTCTCCGCACACCGAGCCGAGTGGGACCGCCTCGACGCCCTCCTCCGCCGCCGGCGCCGGCTCAACGGCGCCGAAGCCGACGAACTCGTCACGCTCTACCAGCGCACCGCCACCCACCTCTCCCTCATCCAGTCCAGTGCTCCGGACCCGCAACTGACGGGACGGCTCAGCCAACTGGTGGCGCGCGGGCGTAGTGCCGTCACCGGCACCCGCCGCGCCTCATGGCGTGATGTGACGCGCTTCCTCGGCCAGGGCTTCCCGGCCGCGGTCTACCGCGCGCGCCAGTGGTGGGTACCGACAGCGCTGATCTCCACGGTCGTCGCGATCCTCCTGGGCTGGTGGATCGGCACCCACCCGGACGTCCAGTCGTCCATCGGGGCGCCCAGCCGAATGCGCGAGCTGACCCGGCCCGGCGGCGAGTACGAGACGTACTACTCCAGTCACCCCGCGACGGCCTTCGCCGCCCAGGTGTGGACGAACAATGCCCAGGCGGCCGCGACATGCCTGGTCCTGGGCGTCTTCCTGGGCCTGCCCGTCCTCTGGATCCTCTTCGAGAACATGCTCAACCTGGGCGTCGGGTTCGGTCTGATGTCCTCCGTCGGCCGACTCGACACATTCCTCGGGCTGGTCCTCCCGCACGGCCTGCTCGAACTCACCGCCGTTTTCGTGGCAGCCGGCACGGGACTACGCCTGGGCTGGACCCTCATAGACCCCGGCCTCCGCACCCGCCGCACCGCACTCGCCGAGGAAGGACGGGCAGCGATAGGCATGGCCATCGGCCTGGCCCTGGTCCTTTTCGTCTCCGGCGCCATAGAAGGCTTCGTCACCCCTTCCGGCCTGCCCACCTGGGCCCGCATCGGCATCGGCGTCGTGGCTGAGGTGGCATTTCTGGCCTACATCTACGTCCTGGGCGGCCGCGCGGTACGCGTCGGCGAGACGGGCGATCTCGAAGCGACGGACCGCAGCGCCACCGTCCCCACCGCCGCCTGATGTGCGTTCCACGCCTGTGAGCTGCTAGTCTCCTGTTCACCCCGCAAGACCCGTTGACACGGGTGGCGAGGGGAGGTAGATTCAAACAGTTGCCTGGAACTGGACAGGTTCGGCGGCGAACGTTAGAATCTACGAGCTTCTTCAGGAAAGTCGAGACGATATCTCGAAGAAGCACCCCCCCCGATTACTCAGAAATGAGCGGCCGGTCAGACCGGCCAAGAACTTCTGATAAAGTCGGAACCGCTGGAAAGGGAAACGCGAGAGCGGGAACCTGGAAAGCCCCGAGGAAATCGGATCGAGAAAAGATCTGATAGAGTCGGAAACAACGAAGGGAAGCCCGGAGGAAAGCCCGAGAGGGTGAGTACAAAGGAAGCGACCGTTCCTTGAGAACTCAACAGCGTGCCAAAAGTCAACGCCAGATATGTTGATACCCCGTCCTTCGGACACTGTTCGATGGTCGAGGTTCCTTTGAAAAAACACAGCGAGGACGCTGTGAACCGAGGGGACTATTCCTCCTCTTGGTTCCGCTCTCGTGGTGTTCATCCCGATCACGGGAAAACATTCACGGAGAGTTTGATCCTGGCTCAGGACGAACGCTGGCGGCGTGCTTAACACATGCAAGTCGAACGATGAAGCCCTTCGGGGTGGATTAGTGGCGAACGGGTGAGTAACACGTGGGCAATCTGCCCTGCACTCTGGGACAAGCCCTGGAAACGGGGTCTAATACCGGATATGAGCCGGGACCGCATGGTTCTGGTTGTAAAGCTCCGGCGGTGCAGGATGAGCCCGCGGCCTATCAGCTTGTTGGTGAGGTAACGGCTCACCAAGGCGACGACGGGTAGCCGGCCTGAGAGGGCGACCGGCCACACTGGGACTGAGACACGGCCCAGACTCCTACGGGAGGCAGCAGTGGGGAATATTGCACAATGGGCGAAAGCCTGATGCAGCGACGCCGCGTGAGGGATGACGGCCTTCGGGTTGTAAACCTCTTTCAGCAGGAAGAAGCGAGAGTGACGGTACCTGCAGAAGAAGCGCTTACTAACTACGTGCCAGCAGCCGCGGTAATACGTAGGGCGCAAGCGTTGTCCGGAATTATTGGGCGTAAAGAGCCGTAGGCGGCTTGTCGCGTCGGTTAGAAAGCCCGGGCTTAACCCGGGTCTGCAGTCGATACGGGCAGGCTAGAGTTCGGTAGGGGAGATCGGAATTCCTGGTGTAGCGGTGAAATGCGCAGATATCAGGAGGAACACCGGTGGCGAAGGCGGATCTCTGGGCCGATACTGACGCTGAGGAGCGAAAGCGTGGGGAGCGAACAGGATTAGATACCCTGGTAGTCCACGCCGTAAACGGTGGGCACTAGGTGTGGGCAACATTCCACGTTGTCCGTGCCGCAGCTAACGCATTAAGTGCCCCGCCTGGGGAGTACGGCCGCAAGGCTAAAACTCAAAGGAATTGACGGGGGCCCGCACAAGCGGCGGAGCATGTGGCTTAATTCGACGCAACGCGAAGAACCTTACCAAGGCTTGACATACACCGGAAAACCCTGGAGACAGGGTCCCCCTTGTGGTCGGTGTACAGGTGGTGCATGGCTGTCGTCAGCTCGTGTCGTGAGATGTTGGGTTAAGTCCCGCAACGAGCGCAACCCTTGTCCCGTGTTGCCAGCAGGCCCTTGTGGTGCTGGGGACTCACGGAGACCGCCGGGGTCAACTCGGAGGAAGGTGGGGACGACGTCAAGTCATCATGCCCCTTATGTCTTGGGCTGCACACGTGCTACAATGGCCGGTACAAAGAGCTGCGATACCGTGAGGTGGAGCGAATCTCAAAAAGCCGGTCTCAGTTCGGATTGGGGTCTGCAACTCGACCCCATGAAGTCGGAGTCGCTAGTAATCGCAGATCAGCATTGCTGCGGTGAATACGTTCCCGGGCCTTGTACACACCGCCCGTCACGTCACGAAAGTCGGTAACACCCGAAGCCGGTGGCCCAACCCCTTGTGGGAGGGAGCTGTCGAAGGTGGGACTGGCGATTGGGACGAAGTCGTAACAAGGTAGCCGTACCGGAAGGTGCGGCTGGATCACCTCCTTTCTAAGGAGCACTTCTCAACCGGCTTCGGCTGGTTCAGAGGCCAGTACATCAGCGAACGTCTGATGCTGGTTGCTCATGGGTGGAACGTTGACTATTCGGCCTGGACCTCGGGTCGGTGGCTGCTAGTACTGCTCGTAAGAGCGTGGAACGCATGATCGCCGGACGGGACCTGGCCGGGCACGCTGTTGGGTGTCTGAGGGAATGATCTTCCTTCAGTTGCCGGCCCCAGTGCACTCACCGGATGTTCTGGTGGGGTGATGGGTGGCTGGTCGTTGTTTGAGAACTGCACAGTGGACGCGAGCATCTGTGGCCAAGTTTTTAAGGGCGCACGGTGGATGCCTTGGCACCAGGAACCGATGAAGGACGTGGGAGGCCGCGATAGTCCCCGGGGAGTCGTCAACCAGGCTTTGATCCGGGGGTTTCCGAATGGGGAAACCCGGCAGTCGTCATGGGCTGTCACCCGCTGCTGAACACATAGGCAGTGTGGAGGGAACGAGGGGAAGTGAAACATCTCAGTACCCTCAGGAAGAGAAAACAACCGTGATTCCGGGAGTAGTGGCGAGCGAAACTGGATGAGGCCAAACCGTATGCGTGTGAGACCCGGCAGGGGTTGCGCATGCGGGGTTGTGGGTTCTTTCTTCTGTCGTCGCTTACGGCAGGACGAGTCAGAAACCGTTGATGTAGGCGAAGGACATGCGAAAGGTCCGGCGTAGAGGGTAAGACCCCCGTAGTCGAAACGTCAGCGGCTCGTTTGAGAGATACCCAAGTAGCACGGGGCCCGAGAAATCCCGTGTGAATCTGGCGGGACCACCCGCTAAGCCTAAATATTCCCTGGTGACCGATAGCGGATAGTACCGTGAGGGAATGGTGAAAAGTACCCGGGAGGGAGTGAAATAGTACCTGAAACCGTGTGCCTACAAGCCGTGGGAGCGTCGGATGCAGCTTGCTGCATCTCGTGACTGCGTGCCTTTTGAAGAATGAGCCTGCGAGTTTGCGGTGTGTTGCGAGGTTAACCCGGGTGGGGAAGCCGTAGCGAAAGCGAGTCCGAACAGGGCGTTTTAGTAGCACGCTCAAGACCCGAAGCGGAGTGATCTAGCCATGGGCAGGTTGAAGCGGAGGTAAGACTTCGTGGAGGACCGAACCCACCAGGGTTGAAAACCTGGGGGATGACCTGTGGTTAGGGGTGAAAGGCCAATCAAACTCCGTGATAGCTGGTTCTCCCCGAAATGCATTTAGGTGCAGCGTCGTGTGTTTCTTGCCGGAGGTAGAGCACTGGATAGGCGATGGGCCCTACCGGGTTACTGACCTTAGCCAAACTCCGAATGCCGGTAAGTGAGAGCGCGGCAGTGAGACTGTGGGGGATAAGCTCCATGGTCGAGAGGGAAACAGCCCAGAGCATCGACTAAGGCCCCTAAGCGTACGCTAAGTGGGAAAGGATGTGGAGTCGCACAGACAACCAGGAGGTTGGCTTAGAAGCAGCCACCCTTGAAAGAGTGCGTAATAGCTCACTGGTCTAGTGATTCCGCGCCGACAATGTAGCGGGGCTCAAGCGTACCGCCGAAGTCGTGTCATTGCAGCATGTACTCCCAACGGAGGCTGTGATGGGTAGGGGAGCGTCGTCTGCCGGGTGAAGCGGCACTGGAAGGTAGTCGTGGACGGTTGACGAGTGAGAATGCAGGCATGAGTAGCGATTCACACGTGAGAAACGTGTGCGCCGATTGACTAAGGGTTCCTGGGTCAAGCTGATCTGCCCAGGGTAAGTCGGGACCTAAGGCGAGGCCGACAGGCGTAGTCGATGGATAACCGGTTGATATTCCGGTACCCGCTGTGAAGCGTCAAACATCGAGCATCGTGATGCTAAGGCCGTGAAGCCGTTCCGGACCCTTCGGGGAAAGGAAAGTGGTGGAGCCGCCGGACCAAGCGGTTAGTAGGTGAGTGATGGGGTGACGCAGGAAGGTAGTCCATCCCGGGCGGTGGTTGTCCCGGGGTAAGGGTGTAGCCCGAGTGGTAGGCAAATCCGCCACTCATGCAGGGTGAGACCTGATGCCGAGCCGATTGTGGTGAAGTGGATGATCCTATGCTGTCGAGAAAAGCCTCTAGCGAGTTTCATGGCGGCCCGTACCCTAAACCGACTCAGGTGGTCAGGTAGAGAATACCGAGGCGTTCGGGTGAACTATGGTTAAGGAACTCGGCAAAATGCCCCCGTAACTTCGGGAGAAGGGGGGCCATTCCTGGTGAGAGGATTTGCTCCTCGAGCTGGGGGTGGCCGCAGAGACCAGCGAGAAGCGACTGTTTACTAAAAACACAGGTCCGTGCGAAGCCGTAAGGCGATGTATACGGACTGACGCCTGCCCGGTGCTGGAACGTTAAGGGGACCGGTTAGCTCCATTTCGGTGGGGCGAAGCTGAGAACTTAAGCGCCAGTAAACGGCGGTGGTAACTATAACCATCCTAAGGTAGCGAAATTCCTTGTCGGGTAAGTTCCGACCTGCACGAATGGCGTAACGACTTCTCGACTGTCTCAACCATAGGCCCGGTGAAATTGCACTACGAGTAAAGATGCTCGTTTCGCGCAGCAGGACGGAAAGACCCCGGGACCTTTACTACAGTTTGATATTGGTGTTCGGTTCGGCTTGTGTAGGATAGCTGGGAGACTTTGAAGCAGGCACGCCAGTGTTTGTGGAGTCGTCGTTGAAATACCAGTCTGGTCGTGCTGGATGTCTAACCTGGGTCCGTGATCCGGATCAGGGACAGTGTCTGATGGGTAGTTTAACTGGGGCGGTTGCCTCCTAAAGGGTAACGGAGGCGCCCAAAGGTTCCCTCAGCCTGGTTGGCAATCAGGTGTTGAGTGTAAGTGCACAAGGGAGCTTGACTGTGAGACCGACGGGTCGAGCAGGGACGAAAGTCGGGACTAGTGATCCGGCGGTGGCTTGTGGAAGCGCCGTCGCTCAACGGATAAAAGGTACCCCGGGGATAACAGGCTGATCTTCCCAAGAGTCCATATCGACGGGATGGTTTGGCACCTCGATGTCGGCTCGTCGCATCCTGGGGCTGGAGTCGGTCCCAAGGGTTGGGCTGTTCGCCCATTAAAGCGGTACGCGAGCTGGGTTTAGAACGTCGTGAGACAGTTCGGTCCCTATCCGCTGTGCGCGTAGGAGTCTTGAGAAGGGCTGTCCCTAGTACGAGAGGACCGGGACGGACGAACCTCTGG comes from Streptomyces sp. FXJ1.172 and encodes:
- a CDS encoding RDD family protein; protein product: MSELVTGEAVVLDLRPAKLPSRALAVLLDLVVTVVAYLVVTIVLVMSTASLDEAAQVALSIASFLLVLVGGPIAVETLSHGRSLGKLAFGLRVVRDDGGPIRFRHALVRGAIGVVEILLTFGVVACTASLVSARGRRLGDVFAGTLVVRERIPTGRAAFVPPPPPWLAGRFAGLDLSAVPDGLWLAVRQYLTRMQQLDPQVSLGMAQRLAADLAARTGASVPQDLPAAAFLAAVMHERQAREARRAFGAGGFAAPAGGPGAPAAYQPPATAAAQPQNSAPPAQQQNGARQPQAPVMPPAAPPRGEPPTARPATGFAPPA
- a CDS encoding stage II sporulation protein M, which encodes MDLDVFVSAHRAEWDRLDALLRRRRRLNGAEADELVTLYQRTATHLSLIQSSAPDPQLTGRLSQLVARGRSAVTGTRRASWRDVTRFLGQGFPAAVYRARQWWVPTALISTVVAILLGWWIGTHPDVQSSIGAPSRMRELTRPGGEYETYYSSHPATAFAAQVWTNNAQAAATCLVLGVFLGLPVLWILFENMLNLGVGFGLMSSVGRLDTFLGLVLPHGLLELTAVFVAAGTGLRLGWTLIDPGLRTRRTALAEEGRAAIGMAIGLALVLFVSGAIEGFVTPSGLPTWARIGIGVVAEVAFLAYIYVLGGRAVRVGETGDLEATDRSATVPTAA